One window of the Synechococcus sp. CC9311 genome contains the following:
- a CDS encoding arsenate reductase family protein: MAPPIKVYSYSRCSTCRKALAWLDANNLAYEVVDITIAPPSKEVLSLAFERLVRRQLLFNTSGQSYRALGAQVVKAMSDDDALTALAADGRLIKRPFVALPSGDFLVGFKPEDWNQALLG, translated from the coding sequence TTGGCTCCACCCATCAAGGTTTACAGCTACTCCCGATGTTCAACTTGTCGTAAGGCCTTGGCTTGGCTGGATGCCAACAACTTGGCCTATGAGGTCGTTGACATCACAATTGCTCCTCCTTCAAAAGAGGTGCTTTCGCTCGCTTTTGAACGGTTAGTTCGTCGTCAACTTCTCTTTAACACCAGTGGCCAGAGCTATCGAGCTCTGGGAGCACAGGTTGTGAAAGCGATGAGTGACGATGATGCACTGACTGCGTTGGCTGCAGATGGGCGTTTGATCAAACGCCCTTTTGTTGCTTTGCCCAGCGGCGATTTTTTGGTGGGATTCAAGCCCGAGGATTGGAATCAGGCTCTTTTGGGTTGA
- a CDS encoding adenosine kinase, which translates to MSSTPRFNTASSLDVVGIGNAIVDVLVQAEDQFLSDHNLSKGSMALVDEDQAKSLYEASGPGLETSGGSAANTLAGLAQLGSKSGFIGRVRDDQLGTIFIHDIRAVGTRFDTPAAVTGASTARCLILVTSDAERTMCTYLGASTQLDPDDLDLSMVRDTKVLYLEGYLWDSPAAKKAFITAAEACRDSGGQVALSLSDGFCVDRHRESFLELVDGHVDVLFANEDEIKSLYGTADFESALEQVKGRCSVAVLTRSAQGSVVLCGDQRWEIPSYKLGDLVDTTGAGDLYAGGFLHGYTQNLPLDVCGKMGSICAGQVVTQLGPRSKVSLPDLIAKHLD; encoded by the coding sequence ATGTCCTCCACTCCCCGGTTCAACACTGCCAGTTCTCTCGACGTCGTAGGCATCGGCAATGCCATCGTCGACGTGTTGGTTCAAGCCGAGGACCAGTTTCTGAGCGATCACAACCTCAGCAAGGGCAGCATGGCTCTTGTTGATGAAGATCAAGCCAAAAGCCTTTACGAAGCCAGCGGTCCAGGTCTCGAAACCTCTGGAGGGTCAGCAGCCAACACTCTGGCCGGTCTCGCTCAACTCGGGAGCAAATCCGGTTTCATCGGTCGTGTTCGTGACGACCAACTCGGAACCATCTTTATCCACGACATCCGTGCCGTAGGGACCCGTTTCGACACACCGGCTGCCGTGACCGGTGCGAGCACGGCCCGTTGCCTCATCCTCGTGACCTCGGACGCCGAACGCACGATGTGCACCTACCTCGGTGCCTCAACCCAACTGGACCCTGATGATCTCGACCTCTCGATGGTTCGCGACACCAAGGTTCTCTATCTCGAGGGCTACCTCTGGGATAGTCCTGCAGCAAAAAAAGCCTTCATCACGGCGGCTGAAGCCTGCCGAGATAGCGGAGGACAAGTCGCCCTCTCCCTGTCCGATGGCTTCTGCGTGGACCGTCACCGTGAAAGCTTTCTCGAGCTTGTCGATGGACATGTGGATGTGCTCTTTGCCAATGAGGATGAAATCAAATCGCTTTACGGAACAGCAGATTTCGAGAGCGCACTCGAGCAAGTAAAAGGTCGCTGCAGCGTGGCCGTCCTAACCCGCAGCGCTCAAGGCTCTGTTGTTCTTTGCGGTGATCAGAGATGGGAAATCCCCTCCTACAAACTCGGCGATCTCGTTGACACCACAGGAGCCGGCGATCTGTATGCAGGTGGGTTCCTTCATGGCTACACCCAAAACCTTCCTTTGGATGTCTGCGGAAAAATGGGGTCCATCTGTGCCGGACAAGTCGTGACCCAACTAGGGCCTCGCTCGAAGGTTTCATTGCCAGATCTGATCGCTAAGCATCTGGATTGA
- a CDS encoding adenylosuccinate synthase yields MRLRAADSLANVVVIGAQWGDEGKGKITDLLSRSADVVVRYQGGVNAGHTIVVDGRVLKLHLIPSGILYPDTTCLIGSGTVVDPKVMLGELDMLISNGIDISGLQLASTAHITMPYHRLLDLAMEKQRGERKIGTTGRGIGPTYADKSQRSGIRVLDLLDEARLRDRLEGPLSEKNQLLETIYGEKPLDPEEIIREYLAYGKRLAPHVVDCTRAIHEAASDRKNILFEGAQGTLLDLDHGTYPYVTSSNPVSGGACIGAGVGPTLIDRVIGVAKAYTTRVGEGPFPTELSGSLNDQLCDRGGEFGTTTGRRRRCGWFDGVIGRYAVQVNGLDCLAITKLDVLDEMDKIQVSVAYELDGERIDYFPSCSEDFARCKPIFETLPGWQCSTAECRRLEDLPAPAMDYLRFLADLMDVPIAIVSLGASRDQTIVVEDPIHGPKRALLSA; encoded by the coding sequence ATGCGGCTTCGGGCCGCCGATTCTTTGGCCAACGTTGTCGTCATCGGTGCTCAATGGGGTGACGAGGGAAAAGGAAAGATCACCGATCTTCTGAGCCGCTCCGCTGATGTTGTCGTGCGTTATCAGGGAGGTGTTAACGCCGGCCACACCATCGTGGTGGACGGTCGAGTGCTCAAGCTTCATCTGATCCCTTCCGGAATCCTCTATCCAGACACCACTTGCCTGATCGGCTCCGGAACTGTGGTCGATCCCAAAGTGATGCTTGGAGAACTCGACATGCTGATCTCCAACGGGATTGACATCTCAGGCCTCCAGCTGGCTTCAACTGCGCACATCACGATGCCTTACCACCGCCTCTTGGATCTGGCGATGGAAAAGCAACGAGGTGAACGCAAGATCGGCACAACCGGCCGCGGCATCGGCCCCACCTACGCAGACAAGTCTCAGCGAAGTGGCATCCGGGTTCTTGACCTGCTCGACGAAGCTCGACTGCGTGATCGGCTTGAAGGCCCGCTGAGCGAGAAGAATCAATTGCTTGAAACCATTTATGGCGAAAAGCCATTGGATCCTGAAGAGATCATTCGTGAATATCTGGCTTACGGAAAACGCTTAGCCCCTCATGTGGTGGATTGCACCCGCGCCATCCATGAAGCCGCAAGCGACCGCAAAAATATTCTTTTTGAAGGAGCACAAGGAACTCTGCTCGACCTTGATCACGGCACCTATCCCTACGTGACCTCCTCTAACCCTGTGTCAGGAGGTGCCTGCATCGGTGCAGGTGTAGGTCCGACCCTGATCGACAGAGTGATTGGAGTCGCCAAGGCTTACACCACTCGAGTTGGGGAAGGGCCCTTCCCCACAGAGCTGTCGGGAAGCTTGAACGACCAGCTCTGTGATCGAGGCGGGGAATTTGGAACGACGACTGGCCGCCGTCGCCGCTGTGGCTGGTTTGATGGCGTGATTGGGCGTTACGCCGTTCAAGTCAACGGACTGGATTGCCTTGCAATCACCAAGCTCGATGTACTGGACGAAATGGATAAAATACAAGTGTCAGTGGCTTACGAGCTCGATGGCGAACGTATTGATTACTTCCCGAGCTGCTCCGAAGATTTCGCTCGCTGCAAGCCAATCTTTGAGACCCTTCCAGGCTGGCAATGTTCCACAGCTGAATGCCGTCGGCTCGAAGACCTTCCTGCTCCAGCGATGGACTACCTGCGTTTCCTCGCTGACCTAATGGACGTGCCGATTGCGATCGTTTCCCTCGGTGCAAGCCGAGACCAAACGATCGTGGTGGAGGATCCGATCCATGGCCCTAAGCGCGCGCTCCTCAGCGCTTAG
- a CDS encoding inorganic diphosphatase yields the protein MDLRSLPPSPSPGLLNLIVEIPAGSCNKYEFSEDVGVMALDRVLHPSIRYPFDYGFVPNTLAEDGSPLDAMVIMAEPTFAGCLIKARPIGVLDMNDTGHYDGKILCVPVADPRQAGIQSIQQIAPSQLEDVAEFFRTYKNMDGRVISIGGWRDSDAVAPLLEACIRAAGG from the coding sequence ATGGATCTGAGGTCCCTGCCTCCTTCTCCCTCTCCGGGGCTACTCAATCTGATCGTTGAGATCCCAGCAGGTAGTTGCAATAAATATGAGTTTTCAGAAGACGTTGGAGTGATGGCACTGGATCGTGTGCTCCATCCCTCGATTCGCTACCCCTTCGACTATGGATTTGTTCCCAATACCCTTGCCGAGGACGGATCGCCTCTCGATGCAATGGTGATCATGGCGGAACCCACCTTCGCGGGGTGTTTGATCAAGGCCAGGCCGATTGGGGTGCTCGACATGAATGACACCGGCCATTACGACGGCAAGATCCTCTGTGTTCCAGTTGCTGACCCTCGGCAAGCAGGAATTCAGAGCATCCAACAAATTGCACCTAGCCAGCTTGAGGATGTGGCCGAGTTTTTCCGTACTTACAAAAATATGGATGGTCGTGTCATTTCGATTGGAGGTTGGCGTGATTCGGATGCCGTCGCTCCCCTGTTGGAGGCATGCATTCGGGCGGCCGGTGGTTAG
- a CDS encoding 2Fe-2S iron-sulfur cluster-binding protein codes for MPTIRFEQEGQQVGCIEGANLRKAALSSGVNPYKGFNNLNNCGGVGQCGTCVIEVLEGAQNLSPRSDVEEVYLSDRPANYRLSCRTSVNGDVTVRTRPDEGVGKGSNSLLGAVKNLFGR; via the coding sequence GTGCCCACCATCCGTTTTGAGCAGGAAGGCCAACAGGTCGGTTGCATCGAAGGAGCGAATTTACGCAAAGCAGCCCTTTCATCCGGGGTCAATCCTTATAAGGGTTTTAATAACCTCAACAACTGTGGCGGGGTTGGCCAGTGCGGAACCTGTGTGATCGAGGTTCTCGAAGGAGCTCAGAACCTTTCACCACGAAGCGATGTGGAAGAGGTTTATCTTTCTGACCGTCCTGCGAACTATCGCTTGAGCTGCCGCACGAGTGTGAATGGCGATGTGACCGTTCGGACTCGCCCCGACGAAGGAGTTGGCAAGGGTTCAAACAGCTTGCTAGGTGCTGTGAAGAACTTGTTTGGACGTTGA
- the lepB gene encoding signal peptidase I, whose protein sequence is MILRIEARCLLADKQHNSRSDDDRPTSSEPHQEPNKALKKDRGSGHPLWDFWGPLFFTMALYFGIRHYLAEARFIPSGSMLPGLQIQDRLLVEKLTYRGRKPRRGEIVVFNSPYAFDPALRSTTSPPPFQCVLANIPLIGLIPGVSHPSCDAYIKRVVAVAGDQVVVNPRGEVRVNGVDLDEPYVTNYCPLDKRGMSLCRTLNATVPEGRVLVLGDNRSNSWDGRYWPGGAFLPEDQIIGRAVWRFWPFNRLGSLGS, encoded by the coding sequence GTGATCTTGAGGATTGAAGCAAGGTGCCTGTTGGCTGATAAGCAACACAACAGTCGTTCTGACGATGACCGGCCCACCAGCAGCGAGCCTCATCAGGAGCCCAACAAGGCTCTGAAAAAGGACCGGGGTTCTGGACATCCGCTCTGGGATTTTTGGGGCCCGCTGTTTTTCACGATGGCTCTCTATTTCGGGATTCGTCATTATTTGGCCGAGGCACGCTTCATTCCCTCAGGCTCGATGCTCCCTGGCTTGCAGATCCAAGATCGGCTGCTTGTCGAGAAGCTCACCTATCGCGGCCGCAAACCTCGGCGGGGAGAAATTGTTGTGTTCAATTCCCCCTATGCCTTCGATCCTGCACTGCGCTCAACAACGTCACCCCCCCCTTTCCAATGCGTTCTCGCCAATATCCCTTTGATTGGGTTGATTCCTGGCGTCAGTCATCCGTCCTGTGATGCCTACATCAAACGCGTTGTGGCTGTGGCAGGTGATCAGGTGGTAGTGAACCCTCGAGGAGAGGTTCGTGTGAACGGTGTTGATCTCGACGAACCGTATGTGACCAATTACTGCCCTCTGGACAAGCGGGGGATGAGCCTTTGCCGCACCCTGAACGCCACGGTTCCGGAGGGACGGGTACTCGTTCTTGGTGACAACCGCAGTAACAGCTGGGATGGTCGCTATTGGCCGGGGGGGGCCTTCCTGCCTGAAGATCAGATTATTGGTCGAGCGGTCTGGCGTTTCTGGCCGTTTAATCGACTTGGTTCGTTGGGATCTTGA
- a CDS encoding proline--tRNA ligase — MRVSRLMLVTLRDVPADAEIASQQLLIRGGFIRRVGSGIYAYLPLMWRVLQRVMRIVREEMNQIGALETLLPQLQPAELWEKSGRWQGYTAGEGIMFHLEDRQERSLGLGPTHEEVITELASDLLRSYRQLPVTLYQIQSKFRDEIRPRFGLMRGREFIMKDAYSFHGDEGDLARMYEEMEKAYTRVFQRCGLTAVGVDADSGAIGGAASQEFMVTADAGEDLILISPDGDYAANQEKAVSIAPPALPLPSGESRVISTPGQVTIDELCSAQSLHPSQVVKVLLLLAKLESGDEQPVLVCLRGDQELNEVKLVNALTQQLDSPVLDLSPINADQVKTQGLQPLPLGSIGPDLSDHSLAGARSWKERFYKLADTTAAELERFVCGANTSNEHRWGASWSDLGTIPAMDLRNAKAGDHCVHRPEQSLEERRGIEVGHIFQLGRKYSLSMGAQITTKEGKQEHLWMGCYGIGISRLAQAAVEQHHDDAGIIWPLSIAPFQVIVVVANVQDEVQMALGEEIYNELLASGIDVLLDDRGERAGVKFKDADLIGIPWRVVVGRAAAEGNVELVKRSERDANVLSRAEAISSLLEAIPTELRIQL; from the coding sequence ATGCGCGTCTCCCGCCTGATGCTGGTGACGCTGCGGGATGTTCCCGCTGACGCCGAAATCGCCTCGCAACAATTGCTGATTCGTGGCGGATTTATCCGACGCGTTGGATCAGGAATCTATGCCTATCTCCCACTGATGTGGAGGGTTCTTCAAAGGGTGATGAGAATCGTCAGGGAGGAGATGAATCAAATTGGGGCTCTTGAAACGTTGCTACCGCAACTGCAACCCGCCGAATTATGGGAAAAGAGTGGCCGTTGGCAGGGCTACACCGCAGGCGAGGGGATCATGTTCCATCTTGAAGATCGCCAAGAGCGCTCCCTGGGACTAGGCCCTACCCACGAGGAAGTCATCACGGAATTAGCCAGTGATCTACTGAGGTCGTATCGCCAACTCCCCGTCACCCTTTACCAAATTCAGAGCAAATTCAGGGACGAAATTCGACCACGCTTTGGCTTGATGCGCGGCCGCGAATTCATCATGAAAGATGCCTATTCCTTTCATGGAGATGAAGGGGACCTGGCCAGAATGTATGAGGAGATGGAGAAGGCCTACACCCGTGTATTCCAACGTTGTGGTCTAACGGCTGTTGGTGTGGATGCCGATAGTGGAGCGATCGGCGGCGCCGCATCCCAGGAATTCATGGTGACGGCAGATGCTGGAGAAGATTTAATCCTCATCAGTCCAGATGGTGATTACGCAGCAAATCAAGAGAAAGCGGTCTCGATCGCACCACCTGCTCTGCCGTTACCCAGCGGGGAATCTCGGGTCATTTCCACGCCCGGCCAGGTCACGATTGATGAGCTCTGTTCGGCCCAATCGCTCCATCCCAGCCAGGTCGTCAAAGTTCTGCTTCTCCTCGCCAAGCTTGAATCCGGCGATGAACAGCCGGTTCTTGTCTGTCTGCGAGGAGATCAAGAACTCAACGAGGTGAAGCTCGTCAATGCACTGACACAACAACTGGACAGCCCCGTTCTCGATCTCAGCCCGATCAATGCTGATCAAGTGAAAACACAAGGACTGCAGCCATTGCCGTTGGGCTCAATCGGTCCTGACCTCTCTGATCACTCCCTCGCTGGGGCACGCAGCTGGAAAGAAAGGTTCTACAAACTCGCCGACACAACAGCTGCCGAACTAGAGCGCTTTGTCTGTGGAGCCAACACGAGCAACGAACACCGCTGGGGGGCCAGCTGGTCTGATCTCGGCACCATTCCAGCGATGGATCTTCGCAATGCCAAAGCAGGCGATCACTGTGTCCATCGCCCAGAACAGAGCCTTGAAGAACGACGCGGGATTGAGGTGGGGCATATTTTTCAACTCGGTCGTAAGTACTCCCTATCCATGGGAGCTCAAATCACCACCAAAGAAGGAAAACAGGAGCACCTCTGGATGGGGTGTTACGGCATCGGAATCTCACGACTGGCCCAAGCCGCCGTGGAGCAGCATCACGATGACGCCGGCATCATCTGGCCGCTCAGCATTGCTCCGTTTCAGGTGATTGTGGTGGTGGCCAATGTTCAAGACGAAGTCCAGATGGCTCTCGGTGAGGAGATTTACAACGAACTCCTGGCCTCAGGGATCGATGTCCTATTGGACGATCGAGGGGAGCGCGCGGGGGTGAAATTCAAGGATGCCGATCTCATTGGAATCCCTTGGAGAGTTGTCGTTGGTCGCGCTGCTGCAGAAGGGAATGTGGAACTGGTGAAACGTTCAGAACGGGACGCCAACGTTTTAAGCCGAGCCGAAGCCATTTCGTCCCTTCTCGAAGCAATCCCAACCGAGCTCCGCATCCAACTCTGA
- the psb27 gene encoding photosystem II protein Psb27, which yields MIAVLQRLTSRLINLSLALCLGLSLLVTACGNESSTLTGDYVQDTVAVAHTIHDTLALPQDAANRREADGEARDLITDYVSRYRARPKVNGLSSFTTMQTALNSLAGHYNNYTNRPVPEALRARIDKELGKAEKAAVRGT from the coding sequence ATGATCGCCGTACTTCAACGCCTTACCAGCCGTCTAATCAATCTGAGCCTGGCTCTTTGCCTTGGGCTTTCTTTGCTCGTTACGGCCTGCGGCAACGAATCGTCCACCCTCACCGGAGATTACGTCCAAGACACTGTCGCTGTTGCCCACACAATTCACGACACATTGGCGTTGCCCCAGGACGCGGCGAATCGTCGAGAGGCTGATGGAGAGGCCCGCGACCTAATCACCGACTACGTATCCCGTTACAGAGCACGTCCCAAGGTGAACGGCTTGAGTTCGTTTACCACCATGCAGACCGCGCTCAACTCCTTGGCTGGTCACTACAACAACTACACCAATCGTCCCGTTCCTGAGGCTCTAAGAGCCAGGATCGATAAGGAGCTGGGCAAGGCCGAGAAAGCAGCAGTTCGCGGCACTTGA
- a CDS encoding CPBP family intramembrane glutamic endopeptidase — MTSPLNGRSNAVPKWKVLLAVVSMVLACSVWFLGLMDSLGRPSVAPALSLEQQELALLAEPALTPSLKPLLVGQDPAKSLLETLREIPLDSLSDRQTLLFASLENDPGRRKTLLETPLQLPNLRTLQETLATEPLPRDLSSRDQDLLTDNSPDPLTQRLVCEALGGVQADCVESSAAKAAARRLVLSELMPLGALLLGSLLLVRQLWLLFRRKQSAWPELQAAPLGLVDMVLLIAGGFVVLGEVLVPLLVTPLSALVARSIAAPLNQSVAVLIGYCALATPPLLILKSQLDGLDQRLVPAGGWLQWRVRPWWTALFQGGRAWLMVMPPVVLTGWLMSRFIGDQGGSNPLLEMVLNGRDPLALFLLAITAVVLAPLFEETVFRGVLLPVLGRSFGRGWSVFGSALVFAVAHLSIGELLPLLVLGLGLALLRLSSGRLLPCVVMHALWNGVTFLNLVLLGS, encoded by the coding sequence TTGACCAGCCCGCTGAACGGACGTTCAAACGCAGTGCCCAAGTGGAAAGTCCTTTTGGCTGTCGTTTCGATGGTGCTGGCTTGCAGCGTTTGGTTCCTCGGCTTGATGGATAGCCTCGGGCGACCCTCTGTGGCTCCCGCGTTGTCTTTGGAGCAGCAAGAGCTTGCGTTGTTGGCCGAACCGGCGTTGACGCCATCGCTCAAACCTCTGCTTGTTGGCCAAGATCCAGCCAAGAGCTTGCTTGAAACTCTTAGAGAGATCCCTCTCGACAGCCTCAGTGATCGCCAAACACTCTTATTTGCATCGTTAGAAAACGACCCAGGGCGTCGCAAGACCCTGCTGGAGACTCCACTCCAGCTACCCAACCTTCGGACGCTTCAGGAGACCCTGGCCACCGAGCCCCTTCCTCGCGATCTCTCCTCTCGTGATCAAGACCTGTTGACTGATAACAGTCCTGATCCCTTAACCCAGCGTCTGGTCTGTGAAGCGCTGGGAGGGGTCCAGGCTGATTGTGTGGAAAGCTCAGCAGCCAAGGCCGCGGCCCGACGTCTTGTTCTCAGTGAGCTGATGCCGCTCGGAGCGTTGTTGTTGGGATCTCTTCTGCTGGTTCGGCAGCTTTGGTTGCTTTTTCGCCGAAAGCAGTCCGCCTGGCCTGAGCTGCAAGCCGCTCCCCTTGGCTTGGTTGACATGGTGCTTCTGATCGCTGGCGGTTTTGTTGTGTTGGGTGAGGTGTTGGTCCCGCTTCTTGTAACGCCTCTTTCAGCCTTGGTGGCTCGGAGCATTGCGGCGCCGCTCAACCAGTCGGTGGCTGTGCTCATTGGCTATTGCGCTTTAGCAACGCCACCGCTTCTCATTCTTAAAAGTCAGCTTGATGGTCTGGATCAACGTTTGGTGCCTGCAGGCGGTTGGCTGCAGTGGCGCGTGCGCCCGTGGTGGACAGCTCTGTTTCAGGGCGGTCGCGCCTGGTTGATGGTGATGCCACCAGTGGTGTTGACCGGTTGGCTGATGAGTCGGTTTATCGGCGATCAGGGAGGCAGTAATCCATTGCTGGAAATGGTGCTGAACGGCAGAGATCCGTTGGCCTTGTTTCTGCTGGCCATCACCGCGGTTGTGTTAGCCCCTTTGTTTGAAGAAACCGTATTCCGTGGGGTGTTGTTGCCGGTTTTAGGACGTTCGTTCGGGCGTGGTTGGAGCGTGTTCGGTAGCGCCCTTGTGTTTGCGGTTGCTCACCTCAGCATTGGTGAATTACTTCCTTTATTGGTTCTTGGTTTGGGGTTGGCATTGCTGCGTTTGAGCAGTGGTCGTCTTCTTCCTTGTGTGGTGATGCATGCTCTCTGGAACGGTGTCACCTTCCTGAATCTTGTCTTGCTCGGAAGTTGA
- a CDS encoding histidine phosphatase family protein — protein sequence MSLRLLLVRHGLSSFNVERRIQGRNDLSTLTATGEDQARRIGKALADVPINAAYSSPLQRAAATAAGVLSVREDGLSPVLDDGLLEIDLEPWSGLTADERAIKDPEGFTTWRQRPEALELTRADGTHYQPVTELMVQARAFLKGLMDRHPVTSDDTVLVVGHNAILRCLILVLLGEPQGGFRRLRLDNASLSVFNLSPGPNGYQVQIECLNNIAHLEPALPAKGSKARLILVRHGETDWNRQGRFQGQIDIPLNSNGHAQAEAARSFLEGVTLDRAYSSSMSRPRETAEGILKSHSGVPLTVTDGLMEIGHGLWEGKLESEIREGWEELLQAWKEAPETVQMPEGETIQDVWERSVDCWNTIADGLKPSETALVVAHDAVNKTILCHLLGLAPKDIWSVKQGNGGVTVIDMPEDPSQPAVVSCLNLTSHLGGVLDRTAAGAL from the coding sequence GTGTCACTGCGTCTCCTCCTGGTCCGCCACGGCCTAAGCAGCTTCAACGTTGAGCGCCGCATCCAGGGTCGTAATGATCTTTCAACACTCACTGCGACTGGCGAAGACCAAGCGCGGCGCATAGGCAAGGCCTTGGCCGACGTGCCGATTAATGCGGCCTACAGCTCTCCTCTTCAACGTGCTGCCGCCACCGCAGCCGGCGTTCTGAGCGTGCGTGAAGACGGGCTTTCCCCCGTCCTGGATGACGGACTACTGGAGATTGATCTTGAGCCCTGGAGCGGACTAACCGCCGATGAACGGGCGATCAAGGATCCAGAGGGCTTCACCACCTGGCGTCAACGACCCGAAGCCCTGGAACTCACTCGCGCTGACGGCACTCATTATCAACCGGTTACCGAGTTGATGGTTCAGGCGCGGGCATTCTTGAAAGGCCTCATGGATCGGCATCCGGTGACCAGCGACGACACCGTGCTGGTGGTAGGTCACAACGCCATTCTCCGCTGCTTAATCCTGGTGTTGCTTGGCGAGCCCCAAGGTGGCTTCAGGCGGCTGCGCTTGGACAACGCATCGTTGTCGGTGTTCAACCTCTCCCCAGGACCGAATGGTTACCAAGTTCAGATCGAATGCTTAAACAACATTGCCCACCTAGAACCTGCGCTGCCAGCCAAAGGCTCCAAGGCCCGTCTAATCCTTGTCCGCCACGGTGAAACGGATTGGAACCGGCAGGGACGTTTTCAGGGTCAGATTGATATTCCTCTCAATAGCAATGGCCATGCCCAAGCAGAAGCTGCGCGCTCCTTCCTCGAAGGTGTAACTCTTGATCGGGCCTACAGCAGCTCAATGTCTCGCCCAAGAGAAACCGCTGAGGGGATTTTGAAATCGCACTCAGGCGTCCCGCTCACCGTGACTGATGGCCTGATGGAAATCGGTCACGGGCTTTGGGAGGGAAAACTGGAATCAGAAATTCGGGAGGGCTGGGAAGAGTTACTCCAAGCCTGGAAGGAAGCTCCCGAAACCGTACAAATGCCGGAAGGAGAAACGATTCAAGATGTATGGGAACGCTCCGTGGACTGTTGGAACACCATCGCTGATGGCCTCAAGCCGTCCGAGACAGCCTTAGTTGTGGCGCATGATGCAGTCAATAAAACAATCCTTTGCCACCTCTTAGGGCTCGCGCCCAAAGACATTTGGTCTGTGAAACAAGGCAACGGTGGCGTCACGGTGATCGACATGCCCGAAGATCCCAGCCAACCTGCAGTTGTGAGTTGCCTGAATCTCACATCCCACCTCGGTGGGGTTCTGGATCGAACAGCAGCGGGAGCACTTTGA
- a CDS encoding dihydroorotase, which translates to MTETMLLDPVQVLVASDQPLQVGSAALFEGDRLIALGDEARERAAERGLAGQNRAHQLLAPCLVDPHSSLPSPFTGGGETLETLINAAGRAGYGQLALLPNGESERDSPERLKGFQPRDCDLKVHLWGSFSHRGEGERLSSHADLLEAGAIGLSAGQKIPPTNLIDRALLLGEMAGAPVLIAPNDASLRGNGMIREGVETLRAGWPADPTISETLPMGQLLELQRRHNTRKLVLMNLSTADGVEMLSHTTSPPLATVSWWHLVQDRSNQTAEATHWFVTPSIGGQADRQALIQALGEGTINAVAVHGIPLDDEECLLPPDQRPKGLSGHHLVLPTLWQRLVVDLGWSVNQLWQALSFGPARLLGQDEERLSIGSNRWLLFDPDQTWDQARDALYAPKAANQPWIGLAIRGQVVSCGLKIPTNQVD; encoded by the coding sequence ATGACTGAGACGATGCTGCTCGATCCGGTACAGGTTCTAGTCGCCAGCGATCAGCCGCTCCAAGTAGGAAGCGCTGCTCTCTTTGAGGGTGATCGTCTCATCGCCCTTGGGGACGAAGCGAGGGAGAGAGCTGCTGAGCGAGGTCTTGCAGGCCAGAACCGGGCCCACCAACTCCTGGCCCCATGTCTCGTCGACCCCCATTCAAGCCTTCCCAGTCCATTTACAGGCGGGGGAGAGACGCTCGAAACGCTCATCAACGCTGCAGGGCGAGCCGGTTATGGACAACTAGCGCTGCTTCCAAACGGTGAATCGGAGCGGGACAGCCCAGAACGCTTAAAGGGTTTCCAACCAAGGGATTGCGATCTCAAAGTTCATTTATGGGGAAGCTTCAGCCATCGCGGTGAAGGAGAACGCCTCAGCAGTCACGCCGATCTTCTTGAAGCAGGTGCAATCGGTCTCAGTGCTGGGCAGAAGATCCCACCTACCAACCTCATCGACCGCGCGTTACTGCTTGGGGAGATGGCTGGGGCCCCTGTGCTGATTGCACCCAATGACGCCAGCTTGCGCGGCAACGGAATGATCCGGGAGGGCGTTGAAACACTACGAGCCGGATGGCCTGCCGATCCAACTATCAGCGAAACGCTTCCCATGGGGCAACTCCTGGAGCTGCAGCGACGGCACAACACTCGCAAGCTTGTGCTCATGAATCTCTCCACCGCTGATGGCGTAGAGATGCTGAGCCACACAACGTCTCCACCACTGGCCACTGTGAGCTGGTGGCACCTGGTACAGGATCGTTCCAACCAAACAGCAGAAGCCACCCATTGGTTTGTCACCCCTTCCATTGGAGGACAAGCCGATCGCCAAGCCTTAATTCAGGCCTTAGGAGAAGGAACGATCAATGCCGTTGCTGTCCATGGCATTCCCCTTGACGATGAGGAGTGCCTGTTGCCTCCCGATCAACGTCCGAAAGGCTTATCAGGGCACCACTTGGTGCTGCCAACGCTCTGGCAACGCCTTGTGGTCGATTTGGGGTGGAGCGTAAACCAGCTATGGCAAGCGCTCAGTTTTGGGCCGGCACGGTTGCTTGGCCAAGACGAAGAACGACTCAGCATCGGAAGCAACCGCTGGTTGCTCTTTGATCCTGACCAAACCTGGGATCAAGCCCGTGATGCCCTCTACGCCCCCAAAGCGGCCAATCAACCGTGGATCGGCCTTGCAATTCGGGGGCAAGTGGTGAGTTGTGGACTCAAGATCCCAACGAACCAAGTCGATTAA